The Toxotes jaculatrix isolate fToxJac2 chromosome 17, fToxJac2.pri, whole genome shotgun sequence genomic interval ttgttgtttccaCCTCCATCATACTGTACACTGAACAAAATTTCAAAAAGTAGAACTTGGAGTAAATATGAGAGCAGTATCCTTCTGCAAACAAGAATGTTTTAATCACTCTGTAAACCGTCTTTTGAATTTTTCTGCTAATTTGACAATATCTTGACTTTCAGTTTGGTGTCCTGATTTTCACAAGCATTCTAACTtgacaaatgtctttttaaacCTAACAGCGCATCCGCCACTCTCTATTTCACTTCACTGGGTCACACCGAAGTCGGAAATTTACAAATTATTCATGTAGTAACTTTACACAAATCATCATTATATGCTGATGTGTAGTTTGTCTAGTATAAAGCattaaatgtcataaataaatgtatattatAACACGAAATATTGCCATTTATTGGCCTTATTTTTATCATGTTACCCAGGGACTACATAGTTGAATGTGAAAATAACAAGGGGCTTTTGAACGCCACATTAAATTCGTCGCTTTACCTCACAGGGCGCCAACGCTAAgtagctaagctaactagctacaTGTTGAGTTGCGAACTTAGCTCGCTGGTGCTGTGTCTCAAGCGTTGACAGTCTTATATAATAACAgcactgtgtttttctaaacTGCTCGAAACAACTCTTACATGGCTTAAAAATGGTTTTGGACGACTTTGAGTTCATAAATATCCTCAAGGGAAAACGCATTAAACTGACCCTCAAGACTTCTTCTTACTTTGGCGTCGTCCAGCGTATAAATCTCAACAAAACTTTGATCTTGGCGGACGGTTAGACAAATGTTCACCGTGTCTTGTTCAGTTATCCTTACTGTATAACATTGTTGAGGGGTTAATCATTGGTTGTGTTCAAAGACATCTGCTTCCCGTGGGCctaaatatttcactgttattAGCTAAAGTAACGTTAATGTTTGTGTATTGTTTCAGTCGTTAGTGGTACCAATGGCTGCAAATATCCTGGCTCGCAAGTGTTCTTTGGACATGAGATTCTCAATGGTGAGTAAACTCATGACAAGCGAAGGCTTAGGGAAAAAAAGGCTGATCTGAAGATTTAGATTACTGaagtttttatgtgtgttttgtttttgtttgtttgtttttttgtaatatgtatatataattgTATCAACAGTGGAATTTACAGATGAAGGAGAGAGTGGCAGTGGGTAAGTGTGTCACTACTGGTGACAGCACACTGACCATAAACTGAAACCTGCAGTGTGTTACACAGAAATATTCATGACCACAGACTTGAAGACCACTTGAACGTGGAAAAGTTTCAGCCATACAAGAAGACAGTCATAATGGGTGAGTTTAGTGACAAACACCTACAGATTCATGTCTTTCTTAAGAGAAATCATTAATCATGTTTGAGAGGTTCTTCCTTTTTGTAGatcatgatgaagatgaagaggagtcTATCAACTTCGTAGTCATCGATGAGTTTCATGAGAAGTTTGGGCCTGCTGTAAGTTGATTCAAAGTTTCTTTGCTGTTGCATAAGTCACTTAAATGCTTTTGACATATATGTACATGTctgtggacagtaaataatGGTGGAGATGTGTACTGAGACCTCTTGTCTTAAAAGAGCTATAATATCTTGAGTTCCCATCCTTTAGGTGATGCACATCAAGAAGCAGCATGTGATTGGTGTGGGAGTGGATGGACTCGAGGTATTTAAGCATGGGAGACTGTGTTGGCTGCAGGTGAGAAATCCTGTGAAGCACAGACCTATTTTTATTCCTGCTTTGTTGATTTCTTCCTTCCGAccgtccttccttccttccttcttcccttCCTTTATTCTTTAAAACAATAACTCTGGCTCATTTTCATTGTTGTAGATTGCCACTAAAAACAAGGTATACTTGTTTGATATTCTGTTGCTGGGAGCCCGGGCTTTTAAGAACGGTCTGTCCATGGTCCTGGAAAATAAGCACATATTAAAAGTAAGCTGTGAAGAAATTATGTTCAGTCACAGTtttgatcattattattattattatcataacaTCATGTTCATTATGCATTTGGAACAGGTGATTCATGACTGCCGAGCCATTGCTGGATGtctgattgctcagtttggagTAAAGCTAACCAATGTCTTTGACACACAGGTGAACATGTGCACAGTATGCTACACCTTTCAGAAGTCAGCATGATGCGTGGCTCATGTCTCACTCaagtttttcttgtgtttttttttctgcatgtgttaAGGTGGCAGATGTCATGTGTTTCTACTCGCAGACAGGCGGGTTTCTTCCTGACAGAGTCAGTACTCTCCAGGAGGTGGTGAGTCTCCATCTGAAGGTGCCCTCCTCCCAGCTCTTATCCCTTCAGATGAAGTCACAGCTCACCAaggtacagcacacacacacacacacctttctagACATCATAATGGCACAACAGGAAATGTGTCAGGGTGTCCGCggggtcttaaaaagtcttaaaaagtctaaaattagacattttaaattttaggcctaaaaaagtctaaaatacAGGCTATTTTGCACTCAAAGTCTAAAATTGAGTTTGAGTAATTTAAGACCAAACGTTTCAATGCGAAATATCGATACAGgttttaaaaaagtattattttacGTACATTACCACgccgttcttttttttctctaatggtGGCGGTTATGGTCTGTGTAGTCCTGAGTACATGTTGATGTTGGCGGAACGCACGATAAAAACTACAAATTACAGACTACGTGAAACGGAAATGTACTGTCGTCACAGGATGATCAAGCATTGTTCTTCGCGGGCTGTGTAGAGTGCGAGAAAGGCGGGATTGGAGAAATCACACAAATATGGGAAAGtgtaaatttaaatcaaatgctCTTAGGAGGGCTGCTAAAGACAAACTTGCCCAGATTAAGGCTCTTGAGGACCAAATTGCAATCAAAAGTGCAGCGCTCCGAAATATGTAATTAATCTTCTTTGTAATCTTTTTGgaatcttttctttctgcttttgccTCGTTAGTGGCCCTCAGTTCAATATGGGATTTTGAAATTGGCCCTCATCCTCCATAATCTGatgtaaatgatgaaaattatGGCTGTATATATATTCGTttcatttacaataaatgtCAATTGACTGCAATCTgggcttgttcttttttttttttttttttaatactccgTGAAGGTCTTAAATTTCACCCACGATGGTCTAAAAAAGGtctaaaaaagtctaaaatttcacttgttcaaacctgcagacaccctgtgtgtttttagtgtATATTTGCATCTCTGTGCTGTAATCacaagtgtgttttgttttttctttttcaggaggaaaaggagatgtGGTACAAGCGTCC includes:
- the exd1 gene encoding LOW QUALITY PROTEIN: piRNA biogenesis protein EXD1 (The sequence of the model RefSeq protein was modified relative to this genomic sequence to represent the inferred CDS: inserted 1 base in 1 codon); translated protein: MVLDDFEFINILKGKRIKLTLKTSSYFGVVQRINLNKTLILADVVSGTNGCKYPGSQVFFGHEILNVEFTDEGESGSGLEDHLNVEKFQPYKKTVIMDHDEDEEESINFVVIDEFHEKFGPAVMHIKKQHVIGVGVDGLEVFKHGRLCWLQIATKNKVYLFDILLLGARAFKNGLSMVLENKHILKVIHDCRAIAGCLIAQFGVKLTNVFDTQVADVMCFYSQTGGFLPDRVSTLQEVVSLHLKVPSSQLLSLQMKSQLTKEEKEMWYKRPCPVSLLKVMALSVIHLQPLRLVLLDTLMTDYMTLVDAYLNSSHYEPDEMVHVSMESVLELPRELKQLQQMHYERREWAANHYLVTEQGLLARFNPQTKSPPQTSPAAEGDSQTQTNSLGPAAVESHSSAQPDLLLDQPPTSPPKASSVSSADVLAFLDTPAQAQVTVTVSDFEEETPSVSPLSVGVGRGCTEALMGTLGRGRHCGKEPSTLYALPAIGRGFTLQIPPAQIPRESSGDMKSPXKMTPACPSLTRSKKTMPHH